One Nesterenkonia populi DNA window includes the following coding sequences:
- a CDS encoding IMPACT family protein: MDATTTAQYTVLQPGVRVAAEIERKKSRFLAVLTRSDAVEDAQALVDELRREHHAARHHCSAWVIGPDRRIQRANDDGEPSGTAAAPMLEALNKADMPGGAQDLSDAAVVVVRWFGGTLLGAGGLVSAYSDAVLAALEQARGKFLLRRRMRLFSLLAPIAQAGQWENELRSHGIQVPGADYTSAGEAALRLAVPDTDEDLAVLTARTAALTHGQGELASAGVEWVDVTG, translated from the coding sequence ATGGACGCGACGACGACGGCGCAGTACACGGTGCTGCAGCCCGGAGTGAGGGTCGCTGCGGAGATTGAGCGGAAGAAGTCCCGCTTCCTCGCCGTGCTCACCCGCAGCGACGCCGTCGAGGACGCGCAGGCGCTGGTGGACGAGCTGCGCCGGGAGCACCACGCCGCACGGCACCACTGCTCCGCATGGGTCATCGGTCCTGACCGGCGCATCCAGCGGGCCAACGACGACGGCGAGCCCTCCGGCACGGCCGCGGCCCCCATGCTCGAAGCGCTGAACAAGGCTGACATGCCCGGCGGAGCGCAGGACCTCTCCGACGCGGCCGTCGTCGTCGTGCGCTGGTTCGGCGGCACCCTGCTGGGCGCGGGCGGACTCGTCAGCGCCTATTCGGATGCTGTCCTCGCCGCTCTGGAGCAGGCGCGGGGGAAGTTCCTCCTCCGTCGCAGAATGCGGCTCTTCAGCCTCCTGGCCCCCATCGCCCAGGCGGGCCAGTGGGAGAACGAGCTGCGCAGCCACGGCATCCAGGTCCCCGGCGCGGACTACACATCAGCGGGGGAGGCAGCGCTGCGTCTGGCTGTGCCCGACACGGACGAGGACCTCGCCGTGCTCACCGCCCGGACTGCCGCGCTCACCCACGGCCAAGGCGAACTGGCCTCAGCCGGGGTCGAGTGGGTCGACGTCACCGGCTGA
- a CDS encoding CocE/NonD family hydrolase: MTSLPYDVEETEHLWIPLSDGTRLSARLWRPVAAEEEPVPGIVEAIPYRKRDMTAQRDSVHHPYMAGHGYACLRLDLRGSGDSEGVLEDEYLERELQDIEEVLAWMASQPWCSGRTGIMGISWGGFNGLQVAARRPESLGAVVTVASTDDRYADDVHYMGGLMLTDNLSWASTMLAYSTCPPDPDVVGEKWRDMWRERIEGSGLWLEKWLKHQRRDDYWKHGSISENFDDVEVPVFAVSGWADGYSNSVFRLLEGLNAPTRGLIGPWSHKYPHQGEPGPAIGWLQEVVAWWDHWLKDRKDNGAADGPDLSIWMQDTIEPATAYDDRPGRWVGEPSWPSPRINEIRHPLGRHSILAPDKPEPSPPVSISSPLSVGLYGGKWCSYNAPPDLPYDQREEDGGAMIFTAEPLDERLELLGAPVAELTFEVDRPVAQVAVRLSDVAPDDAATRVSYGVANLNHLNGHDSPEELEPGRKYTVRVHLNGMAQSFPAGHRLRLSVSTSYWPVTWPSPEPVRLTVHPEESALILPERPFENDEDASLVPQFGEPEGTEPIAVDQVIPGDLDWKVSRSLVDLSGSLEVVKDLGVVNLPDIDLNLTRRAYEKYSFVGRDYDSVRGETDWTMGFSRGDWSTEIRTKTVLTSTPTEFLVYAELDAYEGETRLASKTWERTIPRDHI, from the coding sequence GTGACCTCACTTCCCTACGACGTCGAGGAGACCGAGCACCTCTGGATTCCGCTCTCCGACGGCACCCGCCTCTCGGCCCGGCTGTGGAGGCCGGTCGCCGCTGAGGAGGAGCCCGTCCCGGGGATCGTGGAGGCCATCCCGTACCGCAAGCGGGACATGACCGCCCAGCGGGACTCGGTCCACCACCCTTACATGGCCGGCCACGGCTACGCCTGCCTCCGCCTGGACCTGCGCGGCTCCGGCGACTCCGAGGGCGTGCTGGAGGACGAGTACCTCGAGCGGGAGCTGCAGGACATCGAGGAGGTCCTCGCCTGGATGGCCTCCCAGCCGTGGTGCTCCGGGAGGACCGGCATCATGGGCATCTCATGGGGCGGGTTCAACGGGCTCCAGGTCGCAGCCCGCCGGCCCGAGTCCCTGGGCGCAGTGGTCACCGTGGCCTCCACGGATGACCGCTACGCCGACGACGTCCACTACATGGGCGGGCTCATGCTCACCGACAACCTGTCCTGGGCCTCCACCATGCTCGCCTACTCCACCTGCCCGCCCGACCCCGACGTCGTCGGCGAGAAGTGGCGCGACATGTGGCGTGAGCGGATCGAGGGCTCCGGCCTGTGGCTGGAGAAGTGGCTGAAGCACCAGCGCCGCGACGACTACTGGAAGCACGGCTCCATCAGCGAGAACTTCGACGACGTCGAGGTGCCGGTCTTCGCAGTCAGCGGGTGGGCCGACGGCTACTCCAACTCCGTATTCCGCCTGCTCGAGGGCCTGAACGCTCCCACCCGGGGGCTCATCGGCCCCTGGAGCCACAAGTACCCGCACCAGGGCGAGCCCGGCCCCGCCATCGGCTGGCTGCAGGAGGTGGTCGCCTGGTGGGACCACTGGCTGAAGGACAGGAAGGACAACGGCGCCGCCGACGGTCCGGACCTGTCCATCTGGATGCAGGACACGATCGAGCCGGCCACCGCCTACGACGACCGGCCGGGCCGCTGGGTGGGCGAGCCCTCCTGGCCCAGCCCGCGCATCAACGAGATCCGGCACCCGCTGGGCCGGCACTCCATCCTGGCCCCTGACAAGCCGGAGCCCAGCCCGCCGGTGAGCATCTCCTCGCCCCTGTCGGTGGGGCTCTACGGCGGCAAATGGTGCTCCTACAACGCCCCGCCGGATCTCCCCTACGACCAGCGCGAGGAGGACGGCGGCGCGATGATCTTCACCGCCGAGCCGCTGGATGAGCGCCTTGAGCTGCTCGGCGCACCGGTGGCTGAGCTGACCTTCGAGGTGGACCGGCCGGTCGCGCAGGTGGCTGTCCGGCTCTCCGACGTCGCCCCCGACGACGCCGCCACACGGGTCTCCTACGGGGTGGCCAACCTCAACCATCTCAACGGGCACGACTCCCCCGAAGAGCTGGAGCCCGGCAGGAAGTACACGGTGCGCGTGCACCTCAACGGCATGGCGCAGTCCTTCCCCGCCGGCCACCGGCTGCGGCTGTCCGTGTCGACCTCCTACTGGCCCGTGACCTGGCCCTCCCCCGAGCCGGTGCGCCTGACCGTGCACCCGGAGGAGTCTGCGCTGATCCTGCCCGAGCGGCCCTTTGAGAACGATGAGGACGCCTCGCTGGTGCCGCAGTTCGGCGAGCCGGAGGGCACTGAGCCCATCGCAGTGGATCAGGTCATCCCCGGGGATCTGGACTGGAAGGTCTCCCGCAGCCTGGTGGACCTCTCAGGGTCCCTCGAGGTGGTCAAGGACCTGGGTGTGGTGAACCTGCCGGACATCGATCTGAACCTGACCCGGCGGGCCTACGAGAAGTACAGCTTCGTGGGCCGGGACTATGACTCCGTCCGCGGCGAGACCGACTGGACCATGGGCTTCTCCCGCGGCGATTGGAGCACCGAGATCCGCACCAAGACGGTGCTGACCTCCACTCCCACTGAGTTCCTCGTCTACGCCGAGCTGGATGCCTATGAGGGCGAGACCCGGTTGGCCTCCAAGACCTGGGAGAGGACGATTCCGCGGGACCACATCTGA
- a CDS encoding ATP-grasp domain-containing protein: MGLNIFVLGLDDLNHRALKKLPGAEDYTFHQLLSFDALQDGAFTVNDLLEKAEQQLDAFDGSIDAIVAYWDFPATAMAPILAERHSLPHANLRGIVTVEHKYWSRLEQQKVAGEEIPGFGLIDLNDPEVSLPGDMSFPAWIKPIKSTSSEGAYRITDSTALNEALEEERQVVDRMGGGFNEILERVDLPQEIAEIGGSAAMVEEEASGSMLTVEGYSYKSEVHVYGVIDSHLYEGTSSFLRYQYPSQLPADVQEHIGDVSRRVIEAVGLHHSTFNIEYFWDAERQKLRLLEINSRHSQSHAQLFYLVDGRPNHACMVDLALGNRPAMPAQNGEFKVAGTWFLRRFQDGWISRVPTPEEVRAVEEKHPGTAIQIEKKADRKLSGDVAEDAYSYTLAEIFTAGQTEEEMVETYNKVVDELNFEIEDL; the protein is encoded by the coding sequence TTGGGTCTGAATATCTTTGTCCTGGGCCTCGATGACCTCAATCATCGTGCCCTGAAGAAGCTCCCCGGAGCCGAGGACTACACGTTCCACCAGCTGCTGAGCTTCGACGCGCTGCAGGACGGCGCCTTCACCGTCAATGACCTCCTCGAGAAGGCCGAGCAGCAGCTCGACGCCTTCGACGGCAGCATTGACGCGATCGTCGCCTACTGGGACTTCCCGGCCACCGCGATGGCCCCCATCCTCGCCGAGCGGCACAGCCTGCCCCATGCGAACCTCAGAGGCATCGTCACCGTTGAGCACAAGTACTGGAGCCGTTTGGAGCAGCAGAAGGTCGCCGGCGAGGAGATCCCCGGCTTCGGGCTGATCGACCTCAACGACCCCGAGGTCTCCCTGCCCGGAGACATGAGCTTCCCGGCCTGGATCAAGCCCATCAAGTCCACATCGTCCGAGGGCGCCTACCGGATCACCGACAGCACCGCCCTGAACGAGGCGCTCGAGGAGGAGCGCCAGGTGGTCGACCGGATGGGCGGCGGCTTCAACGAAATCCTCGAACGGGTCGACCTCCCCCAGGAGATCGCCGAGATCGGCGGCAGCGCCGCCATGGTCGAGGAGGAGGCCTCCGGCTCCATGCTCACCGTGGAGGGATACAGCTACAAGAGCGAGGTGCACGTCTACGGCGTCATCGACTCCCACCTCTACGAGGGCACCTCCAGCTTCCTGCGCTACCAGTACCCCTCCCAGCTGCCCGCAGACGTCCAGGAGCACATCGGCGATGTCTCCAGGCGGGTCATTGAGGCAGTCGGCCTGCACCACAGCACCTTCAACATCGAGTACTTCTGGGACGCCGAGCGGCAGAAGCTGCGCCTGCTGGAGATCAATTCCCGGCACTCCCAGTCCCACGCCCAGCTGTTCTACCTGGTTGACGGACGCCCCAACCATGCCTGCATGGTGGATCTGGCCCTCGGAAACCGTCCGGCCATGCCCGCTCAGAACGGTGAGTTCAAGGTGGCCGGCACCTGGTTCCTCCGCCGCTTCCAGGACGGCTGGATCAGCCGGGTCCCCACCCCGGAGGAAGTCCGGGCCGTTGAGGAGAAGCACCCCGGCACCGCCATCCAGATCGAGAAGAAGGCGGACCGGAAGCTCTCCGGGGACGTGGCCGAGGACGCCTACAGCTACACGCTGGCGGAGATCTTCACCGCCGGGCAGACCGAGGAAGAGATGGTCGAGACCTACAACAAGGTCGTCGACGAGCTGAACTTCGAGATCGAAGACCTCTGA